The proteins below are encoded in one region of Rhodothermus profundi:
- the dnaJ gene encoding molecular chaperone DnaJ: MRDYYEVLGVDRNATQEEIKRAYRKLALQYHPDRNPNDKEAEARFKEIAEAYEVLSDPEKRRRYDRYGHAGVRGNGMPEGGPFEDLNDIFSAFHDIFGASGSVFEEVFGGGRRRARREAHGRAGGDIHVKVQLTLEEIAEGVEKEVTVRKYVPCKSCKGTGAEGGTAGYTTCPTCRGAGELRQVSRSIFGQFINIQTCPHCGGTGRILRNRCPDCGGSGRHMAEEIIRITIPPGALEGHYLTIRGAGHAGVKGGPPGDLIVEIEELPHEHFVREGLDIYYDLIISFPEAALGTEVEVPTLRGRARLQIDPGIQSGKILRMRGRGLPELNGPGRGDQFIRVHVWTPTELTDEERQILERLRTSPSFQPRLEEGRRSFFSRFKDAFR, encoded by the coding sequence ATGCGCGACTATTACGAAGTGCTCGGGGTGGACCGGAACGCCACGCAGGAGGAGATCAAGCGCGCGTATCGTAAGCTCGCCCTGCAGTACCACCCCGACCGCAATCCCAACGATAAGGAAGCAGAGGCCCGTTTCAAGGAAATCGCTGAAGCGTACGAAGTCCTTTCGGACCCTGAAAAACGGCGGCGCTATGACCGCTACGGGCATGCGGGCGTGCGCGGCAATGGCATGCCCGAAGGAGGGCCTTTTGAGGACTTAAATGATATCTTCAGTGCCTTTCATGACATTTTCGGGGCCTCGGGCTCCGTCTTCGAAGAGGTATTTGGGGGCGGACGCCGGCGCGCGCGTCGGGAAGCGCACGGTCGCGCCGGCGGCGACATCCATGTCAAAGTCCAGTTGACCCTGGAGGAGATTGCGGAGGGCGTCGAAAAAGAGGTTACCGTTCGCAAATATGTGCCCTGCAAGAGTTGCAAGGGCACCGGTGCAGAAGGAGGCACGGCAGGGTACACCACCTGTCCTACCTGCCGAGGAGCGGGCGAGCTGCGGCAGGTTTCGCGCTCCATTTTTGGACAGTTTATCAACATCCAGACGTGTCCGCACTGCGGAGGTACCGGTCGAATTTTGCGTAACCGTTGCCCGGATTGTGGCGGAAGCGGACGCCACATGGCCGAGGAGATCATTCGCATAACGATTCCGCCCGGAGCACTTGAAGGCCATTACCTGACTATTCGGGGAGCCGGACATGCAGGCGTTAAGGGGGGACCACCTGGCGACCTGATTGTCGAAATCGAAGAGCTGCCGCACGAACACTTCGTGCGCGAGGGGTTGGATATTTACTACGATTTGATCATCTCTTTTCCGGAGGCAGCGCTGGGCACGGAAGTCGAAGTGCCTACGCTACGTGGGCGCGCTCGGCTCCAGATTGATCCAGGTATTCAGTCTGGAAAAATACTGCGCATGCGAGGACGGGGACTACCCGAGCTGAACGGGCCTGGACGGGGCGATCAATTCATCCGGGTCCACGTATGGACGCCCACAGAATTGACGGACGAAGAACGGCAAATCCTGGAACGCCTCCGCACCTCCCCTTCGTTCCAACCACGCCTGGAAGAGGGTCGCCGGTCTTTCTTCAGTCGCTTCAAGGATGCTTTCCGTTAA
- a CDS encoding nucleotide exchange factor GrpE, with protein sequence MTHMSEEMKPAADAEQVNETENAPATPEAETAASEMSLEENDLVARIEQLEAELAQVQDKFLRTAAELQNYRRRVEQEKRQLLEMGKALAIRPLLEVLDDLERSLEAARQAEEQDPGAAYHKLREGVELVHQKFLDELARLGVQPIEAVGQPFDPTVHEAMMQQPAPEGVTPGTVLQEMQKGYRMGERILRHSRVVVAAPPNGDSQA encoded by the coding sequence ATGACGCACATGTCGGAGGAAATGAAACCCGCAGCCGATGCGGAACAGGTAAACGAAACGGAAAATGCACCGGCGACGCCCGAAGCGGAAACTGCCGCTTCGGAGATGTCGCTGGAGGAGAATGACCTGGTGGCTCGCATTGAACAACTGGAGGCAGAGTTGGCGCAGGTGCAGGATAAGTTCCTGCGCACAGCGGCCGAATTGCAAAACTATCGCCGGCGCGTTGAGCAGGAAAAGCGGCAACTGCTGGAAATGGGTAAGGCGCTGGCAATCCGTCCCCTCCTGGAAGTGCTGGATGATCTGGAACGCTCCCTGGAAGCTGCGCGTCAGGCGGAAGAGCAAGATCCAGGTGCTGCCTATCATAAATTGCGTGAAGGCGTTGAACTGGTGCATCAGAAGTTTCTGGATGAACTGGCCCGGCTGGGCGTGCAACCCATTGAGGCCGTTGGGCAGCCCTTTGATCCAACCGTGCACGAAGCCATGATGCAGCAACCGGCGCCGGAAGGGGTGACGCCCGGTACGGTGCTGCAGGAAATGCAGAAAGGGTACCGTATGGGTGAGCGCATCCTCCGGCACAGCCGGGTTGTGGTAGCTGCCCCGCCAAACGGAGATAGCCAGGCCTGA
- the hrcA gene encoding heat-inducible transcriptional repressor HrcA: MRVPVRSGQVRRRKPPYRVARKDDPAAPLNERERQILRLVVESFIDTAGPVGSHFLARRYSIGLSPASIRNTMSDLEEMGYLDHPYTSAGRVPTDLGYRTFVDALMDVPELAPDERRLLQQRVREIGNDPEELWRESTRLLGQLSRLLGVVLTPRLSTGVLERLEVVPLSSTRAMFVLSVRGGLVRTILVELASGLSRRDLELVVALLNERLAGLTLAAIRQSCHWRLRDLEDRTGLVQLVLDEAPTLFSEPNEGRVRFGGTQYIMGQPEFQQPEELRNLFLLLEDEEELVRLLEGTEGPEDVEVGRAQVSIGRENCDEKVERFSIVTARYRLGDAVGTIGVIGPTRMDYRRVLALVQEMALLLSRPIDETVN; encoded by the coding sequence ATGCGTGTACCGGTGCGGTCTGGACAGGTGCGGCGACGGAAACCACCCTATCGGGTGGCCCGGAAGGATGATCCGGCAGCGCCGCTGAACGAGCGGGAGCGGCAAATTTTGCGGTTGGTAGTTGAGAGCTTTATTGACACCGCAGGTCCGGTCGGTTCGCACTTTCTGGCCCGGCGGTATTCGATCGGCCTGAGCCCGGCTTCCATTCGCAATACGATGAGTGACCTGGAAGAGATGGGCTACCTGGACCATCCCTATACGTCGGCTGGTCGGGTACCTACGGACCTGGGCTACCGGACCTTTGTGGATGCATTGATGGACGTGCCCGAACTGGCACCGGACGAGCGCCGGTTGCTCCAGCAAAGGGTGCGGGAGATCGGCAACGATCCAGAAGAGCTGTGGCGGGAAAGTACGCGGTTGCTTGGACAGCTTTCTCGCCTGTTAGGCGTAGTGCTAACGCCCCGGCTCTCGACCGGTGTGCTTGAGCGACTCGAAGTGGTGCCGCTTTCGTCGACGCGGGCTATGTTCGTGCTCAGCGTGCGGGGCGGTCTGGTGCGCACCATTCTTGTGGAACTGGCCTCGGGATTGAGCCGGCGAGATCTTGAGCTGGTGGTCGCGTTGCTCAATGAGCGCCTGGCCGGATTGACTCTGGCGGCAATCCGGCAGAGCTGTCACTGGCGTCTGAGGGATCTAGAAGACCGTACAGGCCTGGTCCAACTGGTGCTGGATGAAGCGCCCACGCTGTTCAGTGAGCCTAATGAAGGGCGCGTGCGCTTTGGAGGCACCCAGTATATCATGGGCCAGCCCGAATTTCAGCAACCGGAAGAATTGCGCAATCTGTTTCTTCTCCTGGAAGATGAGGAGGAGCTGGTGCGGCTATTGGAGGGAACGGAAGGGCCTGAAGACGTTGAAGTAGGCCGCGCCCAGGTTTCGATTGGGCGCGAGAATTGCGACGAAAAAGTGGAAAGATTTTCGATTGTTACGGCCCGTTATCGGCTGGGAGATGCCGTGGGAACCATCGGCGTGATCGGGCCTACCCGTATGGATTACCGGCGCGTGCTGGCGCTGGTGCAAGAGATGGCCTTGCTGCTGAGCCGTCCTATCGATGAAACGGTAAACTGA
- the sppA gene encoding signal peptide peptidase SppA produces the protein MRFLSTLLASILGTLIAIGLLFLFTFLFLAGLASLVEQPPTVRSGSVLVIRLSGSIPEVVSHDPLNRLLLEEPPYGLRDLTHALKKAAADQRIEAVWLRLQSPQLSWATLEEIRAALVDFKSSGKLLIASCEDFGMDEATYFLASAADSVFAGPESFFEFNGFYLTATFYKRLLDWLDVEAQVVRAGAFKSAGEPFVREHLSEENRLQLQALLNTYNRRFLETVAQARGLSIEALDRLATEQVLLTAEEAVQAGLLDGLRDAGQIQQMLKAHLGYEPDETLRRISLRQYVRVPDRAAGLPVGNEGEIAVIYAVGTIIPGKSQQQPVPLPLFGNQLLGSETLIAALEEARQSDRVKAVVLRINSPGGSAAASEAMWQAIRRTADEKPVIVSMGDVAASGGYWISTAADTIVADPLTITGSIGVIGIFFNAGGLLENKLGITFDLLRTSPYADMFSGLVPPEPYEVERLQQTIMATYRAFLDRVAQARGLPVDSVDAVGGGRVWIGETAHRIGLVDVLGGLDRAIAIAAEKAGLAPGTYRIRVLPRPKTFAEQLAEQLEARVRQAWLHLTGSPTTRWLAAHRPTLEMLRQLHGTPLARMWPDVSIR, from the coding sequence ATGCGTTTTCTTTCCACGCTGCTGGCCAGCATACTCGGTACCCTAATTGCCATTGGATTGCTCTTTCTGTTCACGTTCCTGTTTCTGGCAGGGCTTGCTTCGCTTGTAGAGCAACCGCCGACGGTCCGGTCAGGCTCGGTACTGGTAATCAGGTTAAGCGGGTCGATCCCGGAAGTGGTCTCGCACGACCCCCTCAACCGTCTGCTTCTGGAAGAACCTCCCTACGGACTCCGTGACCTGACCCACGCGCTGAAAAAAGCGGCTGCCGATCAACGCATCGAAGCGGTCTGGCTTCGACTCCAGAGCCCACAGCTCTCCTGGGCCACGCTGGAAGAGATTCGCGCTGCCCTGGTCGATTTCAAGTCCAGCGGCAAGCTGCTGATTGCCTCGTGCGAAGACTTTGGCATGGACGAGGCAACCTACTTCCTTGCCAGCGCCGCCGACAGCGTGTTCGCCGGACCTGAATCATTTTTCGAATTCAATGGCTTTTATCTTACCGCCACTTTCTATAAGCGTTTGCTTGACTGGCTGGACGTCGAAGCGCAGGTTGTGCGCGCTGGCGCGTTCAAAAGCGCTGGCGAGCCGTTCGTTCGAGAGCATCTCTCTGAAGAAAACCGGCTGCAGTTGCAGGCCTTACTCAACACCTACAACCGTCGCTTTCTGGAAACCGTGGCCCAGGCCCGGGGGCTTTCCATAGAGGCGCTGGACCGCCTGGCGACGGAGCAGGTGTTGCTTACTGCCGAGGAAGCGGTGCAGGCCGGGTTGCTCGACGGGCTGCGCGACGCCGGACAGATCCAGCAGATGTTGAAAGCGCACCTGGGCTATGAACCAGACGAAACGCTGCGCCGCATCTCTTTGCGCCAGTACGTGCGCGTGCCCGATCGCGCGGCCGGATTACCTGTCGGTAACGAGGGCGAGATCGCCGTTATCTATGCGGTAGGCACCATCATTCCGGGCAAAAGCCAGCAGCAACCGGTTCCGCTTCCCCTGTTTGGCAATCAGCTTCTGGGGAGTGAAACGCTGATCGCAGCGCTGGAGGAGGCGCGCCAGAGCGATCGCGTAAAAGCTGTCGTGCTCCGCATCAACTCGCCCGGAGGCTCGGCGGCGGCTTCGGAGGCCATGTGGCAGGCAATCCGGCGCACTGCCGACGAAAAACCAGTTATTGTCTCTATGGGCGATGTGGCGGCTTCCGGTGGGTACTGGATCAGCACAGCCGCCGATACCATTGTTGCCGATCCGCTAACCATCACCGGCTCCATCGGCGTGATCGGCATCTTCTTCAATGCCGGTGGTCTCCTGGAAAACAAACTCGGCATTACGTTCGACCTGCTACGCACCAGTCCCTACGCCGATATGTTTTCAGGTCTGGTGCCCCCGGAACCTTATGAAGTGGAACGCCTGCAACAGACCATTATGGCTACCTACCGCGCCTTCCTTGATCGGGTAGCCCAGGCGCGCGGACTACCAGTCGATTCGGTCGATGCGGTGGGAGGCGGGCGCGTCTGGATTGGTGAGACCGCTCATCGTATCGGGCTGGTAGACGTGCTGGGTGGACTGGACCGGGCTATTGCCATTGCGGCAGAAAAGGCCGGGTTAGCACCAGGTACGTATCGCATCCGCGTGCTGCCGCGCCCCAAAACCTTTGCGGAGCAATTGGCCGAACAGTTGGAAGCCAGGGTTCGGCAGGCCTGGCTACACCTGACTGGATCCCCAACGACCCGCTGGCTGGCAGCGCACCGGCCTACCCTCGAAATGCTTCGGCAACTCCATGGCACCCCGCTGGCCCGCATGTGGCCTGATGTGTCCATCCGTTAA
- a CDS encoding Glu/Leu/Phe/Val family dehydrogenase, with product MQLTDATAEAQTYSFWEQVNRVFDRAAAYTDHPKGLLDQIKACNSVYRMEFPIKRDDGSIEVIRAYRAEHSHHKLPTKGGIRYAENVTEDEVMALAALMTYKCAIVDVPFGGAKGGVKIDRRKYSETELERITRRYTFELLRKNFIGPGIDVPAPDYGTGPREMAWMLDTYNSFSSNPLEALACVTGKPVGQGGVRGRKEATGRGVFFGVREACSVVEDMEALGLQPGLSGKRVVVQGLGNVGYHAAKFLAEGGAVLVGLAEIEGAIYNPDGLDLEAVMEHRRRTGSILNFPGAKNLERSQDALELPCDILVPAALENQITVENAPRIQAKIIAEAANGPVTIEAEEILLKKGVLIIPDIYLNAGGVTVSYFEWLRNLYHVRFGRLSKRFEERTFSRILEVIEDLTGKRVPVELVQEVAHGADEEDLVNSGLEETMINAYQEILAIRRKHSVDLRTAAFIDAIDKVARSYLELGIFP from the coding sequence ATGCAACTGACAGACGCAACGGCAGAAGCCCAGACGTATTCTTTCTGGGAGCAGGTCAATCGCGTGTTCGACCGGGCAGCCGCGTATACCGATCATCCCAAAGGCTTGCTGGATCAGATTAAAGCCTGCAACAGCGTTTACCGGATGGAATTTCCCATCAAGCGGGACGATGGGTCCATCGAAGTCATTCGTGCTTATCGGGCCGAGCACAGCCATCATAAACTGCCTACCAAGGGCGGCATCCGGTACGCAGAAAATGTTACGGAAGATGAGGTGATGGCGCTGGCCGCTCTGATGACGTACAAATGCGCCATTGTAGACGTGCCGTTTGGAGGGGCCAAGGGAGGGGTTAAGATTGATCGGCGGAAGTACAGTGAAACCGAGCTGGAGCGCATCACGCGTCGGTATACGTTCGAGCTGCTGCGCAAGAATTTCATTGGTCCCGGGATAGATGTCCCGGCGCCGGATTACGGGACGGGTCCTCGCGAGATGGCCTGGATGCTGGATACCTACAATTCCTTCTCTTCGAATCCGCTGGAAGCGCTGGCCTGCGTGACCGGTAAGCCGGTGGGACAGGGGGGCGTGCGCGGCCGTAAAGAAGCTACAGGACGAGGAGTGTTTTTTGGCGTGCGGGAGGCCTGTAGTGTGGTAGAGGATATGGAAGCGCTGGGGTTACAGCCCGGGCTTTCCGGAAAGCGTGTGGTTGTGCAGGGACTGGGAAATGTCGGCTACCATGCGGCCAAGTTTCTTGCCGAAGGGGGGGCTGTCCTGGTGGGCCTGGCTGAAATCGAAGGGGCTATCTACAATCCGGACGGCCTTGATCTGGAGGCGGTGATGGAGCATCGGCGGCGCACCGGCTCGATCCTGAATTTTCCCGGGGCAAAGAACCTTGAGCGCTCACAGGATGCCCTGGAGCTTCCCTGCGATATTCTGGTTCCGGCTGCCCTGGAAAATCAGATTACTGTAGAGAATGCCCCGCGCATTCAGGCTAAAATCATAGCGGAAGCAGCCAACGGGCCGGTTACGATTGAAGCGGAGGAGATTCTGCTAAAGAAAGGCGTCCTGATCATTCCGGATATTTACCTGAACGCAGGGGGCGTAACGGTCTCCTATTTCGAATGGCTGCGCAATCTGTACCACGTACGGTTTGGGCGCCTGAGCAAACGCTTTGAGGAGCGCACGTTCAGCCGTATTCTGGAAGTTATTGAGGATCTGACCGGCAAAAGGGTCCCTGTGGAGCTTGTGCAGGAAGTGGCGCATGGCGCCGATGAGGAGGATCTGGTCAATTCCGGTCTGGAAGAAACCATGATTAATGCCTACCAGGAGATTCTGGCGATTCGTCGTAAGCATAGCGTAGACCTGCGCACGGCTGCCTTTATCGACGCCATTGACAAGGTAGCCCGGTCATACCTGGAACTGGGCATCTTTCCGTAA
- a CDS encoding peroxidase-related enzyme (This protein belongs to a clade of uncharacterized proteins related to peroxidases such as the alkylhydroperoxidase AhpD.) → MAWIEIIPEETATGELKAHYEEIRQRRGKISNILAVHSLHPGALRAHLELYLQVMFARSGLSRAERELIAVVVSAANQCTYCVQHHAEALKAYWKDAARVAQAVEDYRKLELPERTRALLDHAVKLTRAPDRVEEADLQRLRALGWTDRDLLDLTLIVAYFNFVNRIALGLGVQPAPEEVQGYRY, encoded by the coding sequence ATGGCCTGGATTGAAATCATTCCTGAAGAAACGGCTACCGGCGAGCTGAAGGCACACTACGAAGAAATCCGGCAGCGCCGGGGTAAAATTTCAAATATTCTGGCCGTGCATAGCCTTCACCCGGGGGCCTTACGGGCGCATCTTGAACTGTATCTGCAGGTAATGTTTGCCCGCTCAGGGCTTTCCAGGGCCGAGCGCGAACTGATTGCTGTTGTGGTATCGGCTGCCAACCAATGCACGTATTGCGTGCAGCACCATGCCGAAGCGCTGAAGGCCTACTGGAAGGATGCAGCGCGTGTCGCTCAGGCTGTTGAGGATTATCGAAAGCTGGAATTGCCGGAACGCACCCGTGCCCTGCTGGATCATGCGGTCAAGCTAACACGCGCGCCTGATCGGGTGGAAGAAGCCGATCTGCAGCGACTGCGAGCTCTGGGATGGACCGATCGAGATCTATTAGACCTGACCTTGATCGTGGCATACTTCAACTTTGTCAATCGCATTGCACTGGGCCTGGGCGTTCAACCAGCGCCGGAAGAGGTGCAAGGGTATCGATACTAA
- a CDS encoding multifunctional oxoglutarate decarboxylase/oxoglutarate dehydrogenase thiamine pyrophosphate-binding subunit/dihydrolipoyllysine-residue succinyltransferase subunit: protein MSTLGFNTGYVEELYRQYLENPESVSESWREFFADYKPSESFVAARETGPGPRDVSETVGQPGGDGAAPEEAAVELPPEEVEEHPLRGPAARIVENMEASLKVPTATSVRTVSVRLLAENRALINDYQRHIGGEKVSFTHLIAWAVVQALKAFPNMNATFRREDGTPIHVQPKTINLGIAIDLERRGKRMLLVPNIKHADRMNFAQFLGAYNDIVARAREGRLDVSDFQGTTATITNPGMIGTVMSVPRLMAGQGVIVGVGAIGYPPEYAALPSEMLSRLGLSQVMTITSTYDHRVIQGAESGAFLAYIDALLQGQHAFYERVFADLGVPYQPYRLTKDTTPLLGGLENGEELTMIQKQAAVLQLIRAYRVRGHLQADINPLGYEWKYHPELDPATYGLTIWDLDREFVTGGLGGKDIAPLREILDILRQTYTRKVGIEYMHISDPTERRWLQERIEPVRAAEPISPEMRRRILQKLNAAEAFERFLHTKYIGHKRFSLEGAESLIPILDAILSDAADQEVEEVVIGMAHRGRLNVLANILGKPYEVIFSEFEGNIDPNTTQGSGDVKYHLGAKGVHRSPSGNEVKITLASNPSHLEAVDPVVEGMVRAKQDQLRWQRADAPGGDYYDAVIPILIHGDAAFAGQGVVAETLNLSQLRGYKTGGTIHIVVNNQIGFTTAPADARSSTYATDIARMIQAPIFHVNGDDPEACVRVARLALDYRQVFNKDVVIDLVCYRVHGHNEADEPTYTQPLLYKKIAQKRSVRKLYTEMLLRRGDMKPEEAEQMLDDYQARLQEAFARTKHLKERDPREVVEQLHKKAEDDTPLPAVETAARQEDLEAVVQALVNLPQDFHVHPKLERQFKRRESLFFKEKKIDWAFAEALAFGTLLLEGTPVRLSGQDSRRGTFSQRHAVLYDQETGEEYIPLNHIRDGQAELLIYDSLLSEYAVCGFEYGYSVASPETLVLWEAQFGDFANGAQIVFDQFISAAEEKWGQQAGLVCLLPHGYEGQGPEHSSARLERFLQLCAQQNMIVGNLTTPANYFHVLRRQARLPVKKPLILMTPKSLLRHPLALSTPEELWSGRFYEVYPAETDPAETRRLIFCSGKIYYDLLTVLLKDETRRRQIGLVRVEQFYPFPRAAIQAELERYRNVTDVVWVQEEPANMGAWFYMQPRLDAMLEALHGDCRRRVRYVGRPASASPATGSAKVHQVEQEMIIQQALTL, encoded by the coding sequence GTGAGCACGCTGGGCTTTAACACCGGATACGTCGAAGAACTCTACCGCCAATACCTGGAAAATCCAGAAAGTGTTAGTGAGAGCTGGCGGGAATTTTTTGCCGATTACAAACCAAGTGAATCGTTTGTTGCCGCACGGGAGACCGGCCCTGGTCCCCGCGACGTTTCGGAAACAGTAGGGCAACCCGGAGGGGATGGCGCTGCGCCGGAAGAAGCCGCGGTGGAGTTGCCGCCAGAAGAGGTGGAGGAGCATCCGTTGCGCGGACCAGCCGCCCGGATTGTGGAAAACATGGAGGCCAGCCTGAAGGTGCCGACGGCTACGTCGGTGCGGACGGTGTCAGTGCGGCTGCTGGCTGAAAACCGGGCGCTCATCAATGATTATCAGCGGCATATCGGAGGCGAAAAAGTTTCCTTTACCCATCTCATTGCCTGGGCGGTAGTGCAGGCGCTCAAGGCATTTCCAAACATGAACGCTACGTTTCGCCGGGAAGATGGCACGCCGATCCATGTGCAGCCCAAGACTATCAACCTGGGCATAGCCATCGACCTGGAGCGACGTGGCAAGCGCATGCTCCTGGTGCCCAATATCAAGCACGCCGATCGTATGAACTTTGCCCAGTTCCTGGGAGCCTACAATGATATTGTAGCCCGGGCGCGGGAAGGGCGGCTCGACGTGTCGGACTTTCAGGGCACGACGGCTACGATCACGAATCCAGGCATGATTGGAACCGTGATGAGCGTGCCGCGCCTGATGGCCGGCCAGGGCGTGATCGTGGGCGTCGGGGCGATTGGCTATCCGCCGGAGTACGCAGCGCTGCCCTCCGAAATGCTCAGCCGTCTGGGGCTTTCCCAGGTCATGACCATCACCTCAACGTATGACCATCGCGTCATTCAAGGGGCCGAAAGTGGAGCATTTCTGGCCTATATCGATGCATTGCTGCAGGGGCAGCATGCGTTTTATGAGCGCGTCTTTGCGGATCTGGGCGTTCCCTACCAGCCCTACCGGTTGACCAAAGATACGACACCCCTGCTGGGCGGGCTGGAAAACGGCGAAGAGCTGACCATGATTCAGAAGCAGGCGGCCGTACTGCAGCTCATCCGGGCCTACCGGGTGCGCGGCCACCTGCAGGCTGATATCAATCCGCTTGGCTACGAATGGAAATATCACCCTGAGCTGGATCCGGCCACCTACGGACTGACGATCTGGGATCTGGATCGAGAATTCGTCACCGGTGGGCTGGGCGGCAAAGACATCGCCCCCCTGCGCGAAATTCTCGATATTCTGCGCCAGACGTACACGCGCAAGGTCGGCATCGAATACATGCATATCTCCGATCCGACCGAACGCCGCTGGCTCCAGGAGCGCATTGAACCCGTGCGCGCTGCCGAGCCCATCTCGCCCGAAATGCGCCGGCGCATCCTGCAAAAGCTCAACGCGGCTGAAGCCTTCGAACGCTTCCTGCACACCAAGTACATCGGCCACAAACGCTTTTCACTGGAAGGAGCTGAGTCGCTGATTCCTATTCTGGATGCAATTCTCTCGGACGCTGCCGATCAGGAAGTCGAAGAAGTGGTGATCGGCATGGCCCATCGCGGCCGGCTCAACGTCCTGGCCAACATCCTCGGAAAACCCTATGAGGTGATCTTTTCTGAGTTTGAAGGGAATATCGATCCGAACACGACGCAGGGATCGGGCGACGTAAAGTATCACCTGGGCGCCAAAGGGGTGCACCGATCACCCAGCGGCAATGAGGTCAAGATTACGCTGGCCTCTAATCCGAGCCATCTGGAAGCGGTCGATCCGGTGGTGGAAGGCATGGTGCGGGCCAAGCAGGATCAGCTTCGGTGGCAACGGGCCGATGCGCCGGGAGGCGATTACTATGATGCCGTCATCCCGATTCTCATTCATGGCGACGCTGCTTTCGCCGGACAGGGCGTTGTGGCGGAAACGCTCAATTTGAGCCAGCTCCGAGGCTACAAGACAGGGGGGACCATCCATATCGTGGTCAATAACCAGATCGGTTTTACGACCGCTCCGGCCGATGCGCGCAGCTCTACCTATGCAACCGACATCGCCCGTATGATTCAGGCGCCGATCTTCCACGTCAACGGCGACGACCCAGAGGCCTGCGTGCGCGTGGCGCGGCTGGCGCTCGACTACCGGCAGGTATTCAACAAAGACGTGGTGATCGACCTGGTCTGCTACCGCGTTCACGGCCACAACGAGGCCGATGAACCGACCTATACGCAGCCGCTGCTCTACAAAAAAATCGCGCAAAAGCGCTCAGTGCGAAAGCTCTACACCGAAATGCTGCTGCGCCGGGGCGACATGAAGCCTGAAGAAGCAGAGCAAATGCTCGACGACTATCAGGCGCGGCTGCAAGAAGCTTTTGCGCGCACCAAACATCTGAAAGAACGCGATCCACGCGAAGTCGTCGAGCAGCTCCACAAAAAAGCTGAGGACGATACCCCGCTTCCAGCTGTAGAGACCGCGGCGCGGCAGGAAGATCTGGAAGCTGTGGTGCAGGCGCTGGTTAATTTGCCCCAGGACTTTCATGTGCACCCCAAACTGGAACGGCAGTTCAAGCGGCGCGAAAGCCTCTTCTTCAAAGAAAAGAAAATTGACTGGGCCTTTGCAGAAGCACTGGCCTTTGGAACGTTGCTCCTGGAAGGCACGCCAGTGCGTTTGAGTGGCCAGGACTCCCGGCGCGGCACGTTCAGTCAGCGACACGCCGTGCTGTATGACCAGGAAACGGGCGAAGAATACATTCCGCTTAACCATATCCGCGACGGACAGGCCGAGCTGCTGATCTACGACAGCCTGCTATCCGAATATGCCGTATGCGGCTTTGAGTATGGCTACTCGGTGGCTTCACCTGAGACGCTGGTGCTCTGGGAGGCGCAGTTCGGCGACTTTGCAAACGGGGCGCAGATCGTCTTCGACCAGTTTATTTCAGCGGCCGAAGAAAAATGGGGGCAGCAGGCTGGCCTGGTCTGTCTGCTACCGCACGGCTACGAAGGACAGGGGCCCGAACATTCATCGGCGCGCCTGGAACGCTTCCTGCAGCTCTGTGCGCAGCAAAACATGATTGTGGGTAACCTGACCACACCGGCCAATTACTTCCATGTGCTGCGGCGACAGGCGCGCCTGCCGGTTAAAAAGCCGCTCATTCTTATGACTCCAAAGAGTCTGCTGCGGCATCCGCTAGCCCTTTCAACTCCTGAAGAACTCTGGAGCGGCCGCTTCTACGAGGTCTATCCGGCCGAAACCGATCCGGCCGAGACGCGCCGGCTCATCTTCTGCAGTGGTAAGATCTATTACGATCTGCTGACGGTGCTACTCAAGGATGAAACCCGCCGCCGGCAGATCGGACTGGTGCGCGTCGAGCAGTTTTACCCGTTTCCCCGGGCTGCCATTCAGGCTGAACTGGAGCGGTACCGTAATGTGACGGATGTGGTCTGGGTGCAGGAAGAACCTGCTAACATGGGCGCCTGGTTCTACATGCAACCGCGGCTGGATGCCATGCTGGAAGCTCTGCACGGCGACTGTCGCCGGCGCGTACGCTACGTCGGCCGTCCTGCCAGCGCCAGTCCCGCCACGGGAAGCGCCAAGGTACACCAGGTAGAACAGGAAATGATCATCCAGCAGGCGCTGACGCTTTAA